A stretch of the Teretinema zuelzerae genome encodes the following:
- a CDS encoding U32 family peptidase, which translates to MAELLAPAGNPEALDAAIGEGADAVYLGLKSFNARLRSSNFAWSQFEATVEALHKRAKKVLVTVNTVLQENETERMYRFLEYLNRIGPDGLIVQDFGVLNLARTHFPNLRIHASTQMNIASARAANAMSRSGVSRVVLARELGLPEVREIRERTSCELEVFVHGALCVSESGLCLFSSFLGGKSANRGMCAQACRRLYTAEVNGGTRQGYFFSPNDLQLIDRIPDLVQAGVNSFKIEGRMKSAEYVGTVVSAYRYVLDNWERDRKGSLETARRILANDFARAKTRYWYDSSHAENVLNPDQAGGTGISLGTIDKVREAGETREALLRGGSYDPDEGDSLRFHKKDDSARESHKIQKVTVEPAGRWLDIPEGFGKGDSVYLIQTKAMSRRYPRVLGDLSSYRSQPGGDRLPPLQLEKPPVQAPVTAAERATAGKPGAGKLSAFPEGIYVQVSTIEDLYSILMDRPVRAILELTAETLPALLGEASVSHSGGAGTLPFSKRELIISLDPFLPQEKEDGLSTALDRLVENGYVNFIVNNPGHIGMLRNRGLRLIAGPYLYTFNRWSIDWLNKQGLWQWITPLENSRDNLEASIDNSCREQAFVTVYAYPALFRMRFSLPKDYTFTFFSDRQGGSFKALSTQEGSYVFPEMPFSIADKTAVLQKAGFRRYVVDFSKTKVDRQEYRAVMDSLRKGTALEGVSRFNWKDGFYDPDRIEEYRQMNERASERSSAALKAKGYRGKGGDSAASGPGRGGRKGAGKPASGGAREGAAGRARDSNAGSARKPARSGKTGQSDRPGPSGRSRPAGKPGSAGRSGGPKKRG; encoded by the coding sequence ATGGCAGAGTTATTGGCACCGGCAGGAAATCCTGAAGCCCTGGACGCAGCGATCGGGGAAGGGGCGGATGCCGTATATTTGGGGCTGAAAAGCTTCAACGCCCGCCTGCGGTCTTCTAATTTCGCGTGGTCTCAATTCGAGGCGACCGTAGAAGCCCTTCATAAACGGGCAAAGAAAGTTCTTGTCACGGTGAATACCGTCTTGCAGGAAAACGAAACCGAGCGGATGTACCGCTTTTTGGAATATCTCAACCGCATCGGTCCGGACGGATTGATCGTTCAGGACTTCGGCGTATTGAATCTTGCGCGCACGCATTTCCCGAATCTCAGGATCCACGCGTCCACCCAGATGAACATAGCCAGCGCGCGCGCGGCGAACGCGATGAGCCGCTCGGGCGTGTCCCGCGTAGTGCTCGCCCGCGAACTGGGCCTTCCGGAAGTGCGCGAGATCAGGGAGCGCACCTCGTGCGAGCTTGAAGTGTTCGTCCACGGAGCCCTGTGCGTAAGCGAATCGGGTCTCTGCCTGTTCTCGAGCTTCCTCGGCGGAAAGTCTGCGAACCGGGGCATGTGCGCCCAGGCGTGCAGGCGTTTGTATACCGCGGAAGTGAACGGCGGAACCCGCCAGGGGTACTTCTTCTCTCCGAACGACCTTCAGCTCATCGACCGGATTCCCGACCTTGTGCAGGCGGGCGTCAATTCCTTTAAAATCGAAGGACGGATGAAAAGCGCCGAATACGTGGGAACGGTCGTGTCCGCCTACCGGTACGTCCTCGACAACTGGGAGCGCGACCGCAAGGGCTCTCTAGAGACCGCCCGGCGCATTCTCGCGAACGATTTCGCGCGCGCGAAAACCAGATACTGGTACGATTCATCCCACGCCGAAAACGTCCTCAATCCCGATCAGGCCGGCGGAACCGGAATTTCTCTCGGCACCATCGACAAGGTGCGCGAAGCGGGCGAAACCCGCGAAGCTCTTTTGCGGGGCGGCTCCTACGATCCCGACGAGGGCGATTCTCTTCGCTTCCATAAAAAAGACGATTCCGCGCGCGAAAGCCACAAAATCCAGAAGGTCACGGTCGAACCGGCCGGACGCTGGCTGGACATACCCGAAGGCTTCGGCAAAGGCGATTCTGTCTATCTGATTCAGACGAAGGCCATGTCCCGCCGCTATCCCCGCGTGCTCGGAGATCTGTCCTCTTATAGAAGCCAGCCCGGAGGCGACCGTCTCCCTCCGCTCCAGCTTGAAAAGCCGCCCGTGCAGGCTCCCGTAACGGCCGCCGAGCGCGCCACGGCGGGAAAACCCGGAGCCGGAAAGCTTTCCGCCTTCCCGGAAGGCATCTATGTGCAGGTATCCACGATCGAAGATTTATACTCGATTCTGATGGATCGGCCGGTTCGGGCTATTCTTGAATTAACCGCCGAAACCCTGCCCGCTCTTCTCGGCGAAGCGTCCGTCTCACATTCCGGCGGAGCGGGGACTCTTCCGTTCTCGAAACGCGAGCTCATCATATCGCTGGATCCATTCCTTCCACAGGAAAAGGAGGACGGCCTTTCCACAGCCCTCGACCGTCTCGTGGAAAACGGATACGTCAATTTCATCGTCAACAATCCCGGCCATATCGGAATGCTGAGAAACCGGGGTCTCAGGCTGATCGCCGGACCCTATCTCTACACCTTCAACCGATGGTCGATAGACTGGCTCAATAAGCAGGGGTTGTGGCAGTGGATTACGCCGCTGGAGAATTCGCGCGATAATCTGGAAGCTTCCATCGATAATTCCTGTCGGGAACAGGCCTTCGTGACCGTGTACGCCTATCCTGCCCTGTTCAGGATGCGCTTCAGCTTGCCCAAGGATTACACCTTCACCTTTTTCTCCGATCGCCAGGGCGGATCGTTCAAGGCTCTTTCTACGCAGGAAGGCTCCTACGTCTTCCCTGAAATGCCTTTTTCGATAGCCGATAAAACCGCTGTGCTTCAAAAAGCCGGCTTCCGCAGATATGTCGTGGATTTTTCCAAGACGAAGGTCGACCGCCAGGAATACCGGGCCGTCATGGATTCCCTGCGCAAGGGGACTGCCCTGGAGGGCGTGTCGCGCTTCAACTGGAAGGACGGCTTTTACGATCCTGACCGCATCGAAGAGTACCGGCAGATGAATGAACGGGCTTCAGAGCGGTCATCCGCGGCATTGAAGGCAAAGGGCTACCGCGGTAAAGGCGGCGATTCTGCGGCTTCTGGCCCGGGCCGCGGCGGACGAAAGGGCGCCGGAAAGCCCGCCTCTGGCGGAGCTCGCGAAGGCGCCGCCGGCAGAGCGCGAGATTCCAATGCAGGCAGCGCGCGCAAACCGGCGCGTTCCGGGAAAACCGGGCAGTCCGACAGGCCGGGACCGTCGGGAAGATCCCGGCCGGCCGGAAAGCCGGGATCGGCAGGCCGATCCGGCGGACCGAAAAAACGCGGCTGA
- a CDS encoding DUF2259 domain-containing protein, protein MRKTTILFFIFLIMAHGWAGDVATFVNLGFSADGKQFVFGQYGVTDKDYQAYADIFAVDVAKNSFIREGLFSRKPSSDTAARDAKGVFASLQNTAAPAIQKLSVDSANQGRPLYIQAVDEPGLRTIAFRDFESSTDYSVETHVLVEGSGKDVKSSFYLSVSITGKDGKTAKKTVGLPGFKRDGVKGYLVRRVQIDQTGSSLVFVVEKEQVDRNGSSIRYMVETLRL, encoded by the coding sequence ATGCGAAAAACAACTATCCTTTTCTTCATTTTCCTGATTATGGCCCACGGTTGGGCCGGGGATGTTGCCACCTTTGTGAATCTCGGCTTTTCTGCCGATGGAAAGCAGTTCGTTTTCGGACAATACGGCGTTACCGACAAAGACTATCAGGCCTATGCCGATATATTCGCGGTCGATGTGGCGAAAAACAGTTTCATTCGCGAAGGTTTGTTCTCCCGCAAGCCGTCTTCCGATACAGCCGCCCGGGATGCGAAAGGCGTGTTCGCTTCGCTTCAGAATACCGCGGCTCCCGCGATACAGAAACTGTCGGTAGACAGCGCGAATCAGGGACGCCCCCTCTATATCCAGGCCGTGGACGAACCCGGATTGCGGACCATCGCGTTCAGGGATTTTGAATCGTCTACAGATTACTCGGTCGAAACACATGTGCTCGTCGAGGGTTCAGGCAAGGACGTGAAGTCTTCGTTTTATCTGTCCGTATCGATTACGGGAAAAGACGGAAAGACGGCGAAAAAGACGGTGGGGCTTCCCGGCTTCAAGCGCGACGGCGTCAAGGGCTATCTTGTGCGCCGGGTGCAGATCGATCAAACCGGTTCGTCGCTGGTTTTCGTCGTAGAAAAAGAACAGGTCGACCGGAACGGTTCATCCATCCGATACATGGTCGAAACGCTTCGGTTATAA
- a CDS encoding diacylglycerol/polyprenol kinase family protein, which yields MGIIADFRYRKISHTATVNDLLKEFFRKSIHLCASLVPFIATLNYSFTLVSLSSVICLYTFCEYRRITGNPIPFISRVTAYASRKRDEGRFVLGPVTMALGVLFALILFPPQAARVAVYALAFGDGIASLAGKLYGRIKIPRAGGKTLEGSTACFIAVYVSTLAATHDPFKSFLVALLAMTIEVLPIKDYDNLVIPLAIGAVMTLLP from the coding sequence ATGGGAATAATCGCCGATTTCAGATACCGGAAGATATCGCATACTGCAACGGTAAATGATCTTCTGAAAGAGTTTTTCAGAAAGAGCATACATTTATGCGCTTCCCTTGTGCCCTTTATTGCGACTCTCAACTACAGTTTCACCCTGGTTTCGCTCTCGTCTGTGATTTGCCTGTACACCTTTTGCGAATACAGGCGCATAACCGGAAATCCCATACCGTTCATTTCCCGCGTAACCGCCTACGCTTCACGCAAGCGCGACGAAGGTCGTTTCGTTCTCGGTCCGGTAACGATGGCTCTTGGCGTTTTATTCGCCCTTATTCTGTTTCCGCCTCAGGCCGCCCGGGTCGCCGTGTACGCTCTGGCCTTCGGAGACGGAATCGCCAGTCTGGCGGGAAAGTTATATGGAAGAATCAAGATTCCCCGGGCGGGCGGAAAAACTCTCGAAGGCAGCACCGCCTGTTTCATCGCCGTTTATGTTTCCACCCTTGCAGCAACCCATGATCCGTTCAAGTCGTTTCTGGTTGCCCTGCTGGCAATGACGATAGAAGTTCTTCCCATCAAAGACTACGATAATCTCGTGATTCCCCTGGCCATCGGCGCCGTGATGACGCTACTGCCATAG
- the flcA gene encoding periplasmic flagellar collar protein FlcA, whose amino-acid sequence MPGIKQLEQFRQVLSNLGHEREIAAERGEIYDEYPRPSEILAAPPQVDVDDLLSSIGPDVPPSAQEPQSFSPDSEFASETEVEATQASTDYQDDFNMDSFFSNSSFSPPESEPETPVPEAPALEEFDDFLSSLPLDNSSLSEGSAEPEPSDSPEDVSFDDFSVPQDLLAGFANDIEAERGAADSPDDLSANSFELPDFGAVNPEPPDADFPSGSFDIPGPEDLPGSLDSMTPETDLDDFGLEDAGLETVGLEDLGDAGLEDLGLESAGLENLGDAGLEDLGLEAAGLEDLGDAGLEDLGLEAAGLEDLGDSALSDFSLPPADLSGDFMDAMDLSPGLEDGIPAPASFELPDLGGSDFGNPFGSDEPPRGDSSQDDVEALDFSPGFEDGIPAAKDVAFPSMDDEPAPFTQEDAPANPFGDEFADFSIPDDLQVEESSDSSAGDADLDGFDGFVLDENFLQDSIDSALPDDEFHIPGFSDFTSSPARTSISEIPESAISRKNAKKEVRLELTDSEFEKFLGLLSDFPLNLRMAVEEYLAGSAGTDIHKMEMVHSILGGTSVRKIARTLEGALDRSIPIPKDFEKKSAEQLEAEKSSLRYVFFNKILPVAVISFIGLLLAACTFYLSWQFIYRPLAAESLYKRGYQAIEDERYTQAIDLFNQAVVVWEKKGWYFKYARAFRDKRQYISAEHMYEGLLARYRNDLPAGLEYAEMLRLDMRNYAKAVEVLRRRVLDHHVNNREGLLLLGDTYLDWAWEDPSKYADARLTYASLIELYGKEDPFLARMMRYFIRTDNLAEVLPLKEHFMEKKRKIGASDLVELSGYLVDKRYNPKPGDSAALVNRIEDVLKLLERAAKADPSIPEAHYNLGRYYIYNYRAKPAELSLQRSLSEFSRVRSMSPRRVLVQVDCYRLLGELLTEDREYLDARRMFTEGITLYRAHRETRTVRQDPLVGRLYSDYADIDYFISNDLENARDHYRLAIAEGYDTPSVRYRIGYSSYRLKDYPAAIESFIMTHAERPQDRNLLFSMGNALHRRGDYFAAQGYYERLQEVLESERIRKGILFPQVRTDHGDFVQLYMQTSNNLGVTLNRIAQRTGNIALNGRALALMAESSRAWDALTRNPDTLVRAQGSNLAYLNIQNITRPAELFVPETYPDIPKTLENERILQQRVDQ is encoded by the coding sequence ATGCCGGGAATAAAACAACTCGAACAATTCAGACAAGTACTCAGCAATCTCGGCCATGAGCGCGAAATCGCCGCCGAACGGGGCGAAATTTACGACGAGTATCCCCGCCCTTCAGAAATTCTGGCCGCTCCGCCCCAGGTCGATGTAGACGATCTCCTTTCTTCGATCGGCCCCGACGTTCCTCCTTCCGCCCAAGAACCGCAATCCTTTTCTCCCGACTCAGAATTCGCATCGGAAACTGAAGTCGAAGCAACGCAAGCTTCAACCGACTATCAGGACGATTTCAACATGGACTCGTTTTTCAGCAACTCCTCGTTTTCCCCTCCGGAATCCGAACCTGAAACGCCTGTTCCTGAAGCTCCGGCCCTTGAAGAATTCGACGATTTTCTTTCATCTCTTCCGTTGGACAATTCCTCTCTGAGCGAAGGATCGGCGGAACCTGAACCGTCCGATTCGCCTGAAGATGTTTCATTCGACGATTTTTCCGTGCCGCAGGATCTCCTTGCCGGCTTCGCGAACGATATCGAGGCCGAGCGCGGCGCGGCAGACTCGCCGGACGATCTATCCGCAAATTCCTTCGAACTTCCGGACTTCGGCGCGGTTAATCCCGAGCCCCCCGACGCAGACTTCCCTTCCGGTTCCTTCGACATCCCCGGTCCGGAAGATCTTCCCGGCTCGCTGGATTCTATGACCCCAGAAACGGACCTCGACGATTTCGGCCTGGAGGACGCCGGCCTGGAAACTGTCGGACTTGAAGACCTTGGCGACGCCGGCCTTGAAGATCTCGGACTTGAATCTGCCGGCCTTGAGAACCTCGGCGACGCCGGCCTTGAAGATCTCGGACTTGAAGCTGCCGGCCTTGAAGACCTCGGCGACGCCGGCCTGGAAGATCTTGGGCTTGAAGCTGCCGGTCTTGAAGACCTCGGCGATTCGGCCCTTTCCGATTTTTCGCTTCCCCCCGCAGATCTTTCCGGCGATTTTATGGACGCCATGGATCTTTCCCCCGGATTGGAAGACGGCATTCCCGCTCCGGCCTCCTTCGAGCTTCCCGATTTAGGCGGCTCGGATTTCGGAAACCCCTTCGGCTCCGATGAACCTCCCCGTGGAGATTCCTCTCAAGACGACGTCGAAGCTCTCGATTTCTCTCCGGGATTCGAGGACGGCATTCCGGCCGCGAAGGATGTTGCCTTCCCGTCGATGGACGACGAACCGGCTCCCTTCACCCAGGAAGATGCTCCCGCCAATCCCTTCGGCGACGAATTCGCTGATTTTTCCATCCCCGACGACCTGCAGGTCGAGGAATCGTCCGATTCCTCCGCGGGAGACGCCGATCTGGACGGCTTCGACGGCTTCGTGCTCGACGAGAACTTTCTCCAGGACAGCATCGACAGCGCCCTGCCGGACGATGAGTTCCATATTCCCGGTTTCTCCGACTTTACCTCGTCTCCCGCCCGGACTTCGATTTCCGAGATTCCTGAATCCGCCATTTCCCGGAAAAACGCCAAAAAGGAAGTTCGCCTTGAGCTGACTGATTCCGAATTTGAAAAGTTTCTCGGTCTTCTTTCTGATTTTCCGCTTAATCTGCGGATGGCCGTCGAGGAATACCTTGCCGGATCGGCCGGGACCGACATCCATAAGATGGAAATGGTTCATTCCATTCTCGGGGGAACCTCGGTTCGCAAGATCGCCCGAACCCTCGAAGGCGCCCTCGACCGTTCCATCCCCATACCCAAGGATTTCGAAAAGAAAAGCGCGGAACAGCTGGAAGCCGAAAAAAGCTCGCTCCGCTATGTATTCTTCAACAAAATACTGCCGGTCGCCGTCATTTCTTTCATCGGATTGCTGCTGGCCGCCTGCACCTTTTATCTCTCGTGGCAATTCATTTACCGGCCTCTTGCGGCCGAAAGCCTGTACAAGCGCGGCTATCAGGCTATCGAGGACGAGCGCTATACGCAGGCGATCGATCTGTTCAATCAGGCCGTGGTTGTCTGGGAGAAGAAGGGCTGGTACTTTAAATACGCCCGCGCCTTCCGCGATAAACGGCAGTACATCTCGGCAGAACATATGTACGAAGGCCTGCTCGCCCGCTATCGGAACGATCTTCCCGCGGGGCTCGAATACGCCGAGATGCTGCGGTTGGACATGAGAAACTACGCGAAGGCCGTAGAAGTGCTCCGCCGGCGCGTCCTGGATCATCATGTCAATAATCGGGAGGGATTGCTGCTTCTCGGCGATACCTACCTCGATTGGGCCTGGGAGGATCCGTCCAAGTACGCGGACGCACGGCTCACGTACGCCTCTCTGATCGAGCTCTACGGCAAGGAAGACCCCTTTCTCGCTCGCATGATGCGGTACTTCATCCGCACCGACAACCTCGCGGAAGTGCTTCCCCTGAAGGAGCACTTCATGGAAAAGAAGCGCAAAATCGGCGCCTCCGATCTGGTCGAACTGAGCGGATACCTCGTAGACAAGCGCTATAATCCGAAGCCCGGCGATTCGGCGGCTCTCGTAAACAGGATCGAAGACGTTCTCAAGCTTCTTGAGCGTGCGGCGAAAGCCGATCCTTCCATCCCCGAAGCTCATTACAATCTGGGCCGCTACTACATATACAACTACCGCGCGAAGCCGGCTGAGCTTTCGCTGCAGCGTTCGCTGTCGGAATTTTCCCGGGTGCGGTCGATGTCGCCCCGCAGAGTTCTCGTGCAGGTGGACTGTTATCGACTTCTGGGCGAACTGCTGACCGAGGATCGGGAATATCTGGACGCGAGGCGCATGTTCACCGAAGGTATCACCCTTTACCGGGCTCACCGCGAAACGCGAACCGTCCGCCAGGACCCGCTGGTCGGGAGGCTGTATTCAGACTACGCGGACATCGATTATTTCATCTCGAACGATCTTGAGAACGCCCGTGATCATTACCGCCTCGCGATCGCGGAAGGCTACGATACTCCCTCTGTGCGCTACCGGATCGGCTATTCGTCCTATCGATTGAAGGATTACCCTGCCGCAATCGAGTCGTTCATCATGACTCACGCGGAACGCCCACAGGACCGGAATCTTCTGTTCAGCATGGGAAACGCCCTGCATAGAAGGGGCGATTACTTCGCCGCCCAGGGGTATTACGAGCGTTTGCAGGAAGTGCTTGAATCCGAGCGGATACGAAAGGGAATTCTCTTTCCGCAGGTGCGGACAGATCACGGGGACTTCGTCCAGTTGTATATGCAGACTTCCAATAACCTCGGGGTCACGCTCAACAGAATCGCGCAGCGGACGGGCAATATCGCTTTGAACGGGCGGGCTCTGGCGCTGATGGCCGAATCGTCCCGCGCCTGGGACGCGCTGACCCGAAACCCCGATACGCTGGTCCGCGCCCAGGGTTCGAACCTCGCGTATCTGAATATTCAGAACATCACGCGTCCGGCGGAACTCTTCGTTCCGGAAACCTATCCCGATATTCCGAAAACGCTTGAAAACGAGCGCATCCTTCAGCAGCGGGTCGACCAGTAA
- a CDS encoding isoamylase, whose protein sequence is MKQRKLLLIGLALCACLAASAADIEAVTYSKLVSGISRARAPVVDGRYAVFTAKGSARHAGVAFEHENWQTIHTLQRIVRKDEFGKPQKDSNGKPLESILFYIAEIPEGVHQIRYRMVIDGLWSTDPLNAASEYDYPNGIQVSVLPVEFFQSFQTQNVNIGKVRFVYEGESGAVIRVAGTFNNWDPFMYELEETSPGRYELAVPLPKGTWYYSYYEGSNRLPDNTNPERVYTRDGRVASVVVVE, encoded by the coding sequence ATGAAACAACGAAAACTTCTATTAATAGGCCTCGCGCTCTGCGCCTGTTTGGCGGCGTCGGCCGCGGACATCGAAGCGGTAACATATTCGAAACTCGTCTCGGGGATCTCCCGCGCCCGCGCTCCGGTAGTCGACGGCAGATACGCTGTTTTCACGGCGAAGGGAAGCGCCCGGCATGCAGGAGTCGCCTTCGAACATGAAAACTGGCAGACTATCCACACCCTGCAGCGCATCGTCAGAAAGGACGAGTTCGGAAAGCCCCAGAAAGACTCGAACGGGAAACCGCTGGAATCGATTCTTTTTTACATCGCCGAAATTCCGGAGGGCGTGCATCAAATCAGATACCGGATGGTCATCGACGGACTCTGGTCGACCGACCCCCTGAACGCGGCAAGCGAATACGATTATCCCAACGGCATCCAGGTTTCGGTGCTCCCCGTGGAGTTCTTCCAGAGCTTCCAGACGCAGAATGTGAATATCGGAAAGGTCCGGTTCGTGTATGAAGGCGAAAGCGGCGCGGTGATAAGGGTCGCCGGAACCTTCAACAACTGGGATCCGTTCATGTACGAGCTCGAGGAAACCTCGCCCGGCAGATACGAACTGGCCGTGCCGCTCCCGAAGGGCACCTGGTATTATTCGTACTACGAAGGCTCGAACCGCCTCCCGGACAATACGAACCCCGAACGCGTCTACACGCGGGACGGGCGAGTAGCCTCCGTAGTCGTGGTGGAGTGA
- a CDS encoding DUF6938 domain-containing protein — MDHTRIYGNPVPHRVIVKAEKRYQRFARKFSFDPESSPVLETREEGFAFEDFGIRTVREASNILPESSGATRSPDPASAASPFDSADGVVLGTIRMGFGHCRMAIALASAAKSLGLTPYWLDLMSFPDTAASKTIRYLEDLYNLGSRISQRSRLFDKYIWDYVTSTAAQRLAFTLEEDSLSRIFAPLYRGLPRDIPFLSTHPWTGHAAVNAGLENIVTIIPDNFPLAFHIVEGTVHAVQSPSTYMGYRTLHSMGVDMRLDHCMPASDIFLAGHYVDHEIVSGIEADCDSRLRRIRDGETRRFLLTMGGAGAQVLRFADIARTCKDAIAGEKVSLFINMGDHKGRWADLEKMFREDGISWTMHSDWKETRAFVQEAAERPVRGVHVFLHDEFWCAVYSTNLLMRVCDVMITKPSELSFYPVPKLFIQRVGRHEAWGAIRGAEIGDGTIETSSVTGLHRTLNLLVNDRDMPALYCDRILRNAKNGVYNGAYEAVKKVRDIRTSHSTTTTEATRPSRV, encoded by the coding sequence ATGGATCACACACGGATTTACGGAAATCCCGTACCTCATAGAGTCATTGTCAAAGCAGAAAAACGCTACCAGCGTTTCGCCCGGAAATTTTCCTTCGATCCCGAATCGAGCCCCGTGCTTGAAACCCGGGAAGAAGGATTCGCCTTCGAGGACTTCGGGATACGCACAGTGCGCGAAGCATCGAACATCCTTCCTGAGTCTTCCGGAGCGACTCGATCCCCGGACCCCGCATCGGCGGCGTCCCCCTTCGATTCTGCCGACGGCGTCGTGCTCGGCACCATCCGCATGGGCTTCGGCCATTGCCGCATGGCCATCGCTCTCGCTTCCGCGGCCAAATCCCTCGGTCTGACCCCCTATTGGCTCGACCTCATGTCCTTCCCTGATACCGCGGCCAGCAAAACCATACGCTATCTCGAGGATCTCTATAATCTCGGCTCCCGGATTTCGCAGCGGTCCCGGCTTTTCGACAAATACATCTGGGACTACGTGACCAGCACTGCCGCCCAGCGTCTTGCCTTCACGCTCGAAGAGGACTCCCTTTCGCGCATATTCGCTCCCCTCTACCGCGGCTTGCCCCGCGACATCCCCTTCCTGTCGACCCATCCGTGGACCGGCCACGCGGCGGTGAACGCAGGACTCGAAAACATCGTCACCATTATTCCGGACAACTTCCCTCTCGCCTTTCATATCGTGGAAGGTACCGTTCATGCGGTCCAGTCGCCGTCCACCTATATGGGCTACCGCACCCTCCACTCGATGGGCGTGGACATGCGCCTCGATCATTGCATGCCGGCCTCGGACATCTTTCTGGCAGGCCATTACGTCGACCACGAGATCGTTTCAGGCATCGAGGCGGATTGCGATTCCCGGCTCAGACGCATCAGGGACGGAGAAACCCGCCGCTTCCTGCTCACCATGGGCGGCGCGGGCGCCCAGGTGCTCCGTTTCGCGGACATAGCGCGCACCTGCAAAGACGCGATCGCCGGCGAAAAGGTGTCGCTGTTCATTAATATGGGAGACCATAAGGGCCGATGGGCCGATCTTGAAAAGATGTTTCGCGAGGACGGAATTTCCTGGACCATGCATTCTGACTGGAAAGAAACCCGCGCCTTCGTTCAAGAAGCTGCCGAACGCCCGGTCCGCGGCGTCCATGTCTTTCTGCATGACGAGTTCTGGTGCGCGGTGTACTCGACGAATCTTTTGATGCGGGTGTGCGACGTGATGATCACCAAGCCGAGCGAGTTGTCGTTTTATCCGGTGCCCAAACTCTTCATCCAGCGGGTCGGCCGGCACGAGGCCTGGGGCGCGATCCGCGGAGCGGAAATCGGCGACGGTACGATCGAAACTTCCTCGGTAACCGGTTTGCACCGGACGCTTAATCTACTGGTGAACGACCGGGATATGCCCGCCCTGTATTGCGACAGGATTCTGCGGAACGCAAAAAACGGGGTTTACAACGGCGCGTACGAGGCGGTAAAAAAGGTCAGGGACATACGGACCTCTCACTCCACCACGACTACGGAGGCTACTCGCCCGTCCCGCGTGTAG